Proteins encoded in a region of the Blastococcus sp. Marseille-P5729 genome:
- a CDS encoding HAD family hydrolase, whose protein sequence is MSDLVVGFDLDMTLVDSRAGIAALLHRLNDESAYGIDVDSPVSALGPPLDVVFGAYLPPEKVASAVDRFRTLYPEVAIEPAVLLPGAREAMEAVRGLGGRILVLTGKYEPNALLHLQHLDLPYDRLIGTRWGEGKTEALREEDADVYVGDHIGDMRSAKAAGATAVGVPTGGISAQELREAGADVLLGSLTELPGWLSATFA, encoded by the coding sequence GTGAGCGACCTCGTCGTCGGTTTCGACCTCGACATGACGCTGGTCGACTCCCGGGCGGGCATCGCTGCCCTGCTGCACCGACTGAATGACGAATCGGCGTACGGCATCGACGTCGACAGCCCCGTCAGCGCGCTGGGACCGCCGCTGGACGTGGTGTTCGGCGCCTACCTGCCACCCGAGAAGGTGGCATCGGCGGTCGACCGGTTCCGCACGCTGTACCCGGAGGTCGCGATCGAGCCGGCCGTGCTGCTGCCCGGCGCTCGCGAGGCAATGGAGGCCGTGCGCGGGCTCGGTGGCCGGATCCTCGTCCTGACCGGTAAGTACGAGCCCAACGCACTGCTGCACCTGCAGCATCTGGACCTCCCGTACGACCGCCTGATCGGCACCCGCTGGGGTGAGGGGAAGACCGAGGCGCTACGCGAGGAGGACGCCGATGTGTACGTCGGCGATCACATCGGCGACATGCGTTCGGCCAAGGCGGCCGGTGCGACGGCGGTCGGCGTGCCCACCGGGGGCATCTCGGCGCAGGAGCTGCGCGAGGCAGGGGCCGACGTGCTGCTCGGCTCGCTTACCGAGCTGCCCGGCTGGTTGAGCGCTACCTTCGCCTAG
- a CDS encoding exodeoxyribonuclease III, whose protein sequence is MLRVASFNINGIRATRRRGFDDWLATRGCDVVALQEVRCPVPQLPDGSFGDYHLAYDAGIIPGRSGVAVLTVQRPAAVRSWSGTALVRSPGERHEELTPAPLEGPLARGLREFAHEGRYIEVDLADRPVTVASLYLPKGGLPAELQIPGRIRERPDGGAKHERKLRFMRALARQLTHARRRARVTGRELLVTGDLNVAHQPYDVRNWRRSHRTEGFLPVEREWLGSLLHPRTLVDVVRRVHGDVDGPYTWWSWLGNAFTNDIGWRIDYHLATPRLAQAALHAAVDREPRADVRLSDHAAVVVDYHL, encoded by the coding sequence GTGCTGCGCGTCGCGTCGTTCAACATCAACGGGATCCGGGCTACCCGGCGCCGCGGGTTCGACGACTGGCTCGCCACCCGCGGCTGTGACGTGGTGGCGCTGCAGGAGGTGCGTTGCCCGGTGCCGCAGCTGCCGGACGGCTCGTTCGGCGACTACCACCTGGCGTACGACGCCGGGATCATCCCGGGCCGCAGCGGGGTCGCGGTGCTCACTGTTCAGCGACCCGCCGCGGTTCGTTCCTGGTCGGGTACGGCGCTGGTGCGCTCCCCCGGCGAACGCCATGAGGAGCTCACCCCAGCGCCGTTGGAGGGGCCGCTCGCCCGCGGGCTGCGCGAGTTCGCCCATGAGGGGCGCTACATCGAGGTGGACCTCGCCGACCGGCCGGTCACCGTCGCGTCGTTGTACCTGCCGAAGGGCGGGCTGCCCGCCGAGCTGCAGATCCCCGGGCGGATCCGGGAGCGGCCGGACGGCGGGGCGAAGCACGAGCGCAAGCTGCGGTTCATGCGCGCCCTCGCGCGACAGCTCACGCACGCCCGGCGGCGGGCTCGCGTCACCGGCCGCGAGCTGCTGGTGACGGGCGATCTGAACGTCGCGCACCAGCCCTACGACGTCCGCAACTGGCGACGCTCACACCGAACCGAGGGCTTTCTACCGGTCGAGCGCGAGTGGCTGGGGTCGCTGCTGCACCCGCGCACGTTGGTCGACGTCGTACGCCGGGTGCACGGCGACGTCGACGGCCCCTACACGTGGTGGAGCTGGCTGGGCAACGCCTTCACGAACGACATCGGGTGGCGCATCGACTACCACCTCGCCACGCCCCGGCTGGCGCAAGCCGCCCTCCACGCGGCGGTGGACCGCGAGCCGCGCGCCGACGTACGGCTCAGCGATCACGCCGCGGTCGTCGTCGACTACCACCTCTAA
- a CDS encoding MFS transporter → MTLPGFPPAGGGHRPPAASPGTPGEDRPSDDAPASRRGQARRTEPGSARDRAGGRDSADLPVSDRTIGRGARMLEATRTFTRTTAKRIDDISRKDGAEKTGLRTLIWSNCLSMGGDALVTVYLAATLFFAAPGEQHRSNVALSLLVTVAPFAVVAPVIGPLLARIDRGRRAALAATAVLRAFLCYVLAVHTDSTVLLYICALLFLVLSRSYSVLKAAVVPRVRPDGVQLVTVNSRMNVFGMVGAGVLGGVGAGLINVFNTLEPIEQGTKPGAVAAPTLGFTVELIVCALLFLVCAYVSLRLPAHVDTDEGEGKISMASKSADGTGEKHSAAGVRLVLGTHVVTALRSSAVQKFLGGFLSFFLVFYIQATMTGFGALATLALLGGAAGAGSLLGTAIGTRFADHSPDNLVLVASGVAVGCCILAAITPGIPISIVVALIAAIASALGKIALDAIIQREIPEAFRSSAFSRSETVLQLSWVAGGTLGILLPTNPGQLWVGWTVATVILAVAFGLIIYGRYKAHQEGPRSATIRPRDPSERRFAIGWNWRAGRDGASRTRRRRPRGRHPDAPPGEEDWLEAPAPYQQPTKALPDFRPPDCARPPAAATPPP, encoded by the coding sequence ATGACCTTGCCCGGCTTCCCACCTGCTGGCGGCGGGCACCGACCGCCGGCGGCCTCGCCTGGCACGCCAGGCGAGGATCGGCCCAGCGACGATGCGCCGGCGTCGCGCCGCGGGCAGGCCCGCCGCACCGAGCCGGGCAGCGCGCGCGACCGGGCCGGGGGCCGCGACAGCGCCGATCTGCCTGTCTCGGACCGGACGATCGGTCGCGGCGCCCGGATGCTCGAGGCCACCCGCACCTTCACCCGCACCACCGCCAAGCGCATCGATGACATCTCCCGCAAGGACGGTGCGGAGAAGACCGGGCTACGCACCCTCATCTGGTCGAACTGCCTGAGCATGGGCGGCGACGCGCTCGTGACCGTGTACCTCGCGGCCACGCTGTTCTTCGCCGCCCCGGGGGAGCAACACCGCAGCAACGTTGCCCTGTCCCTCCTCGTGACGGTCGCGCCCTTCGCCGTGGTCGCGCCGGTCATCGGGCCGCTGCTGGCCCGCATCGATCGCGGACGACGAGCCGCCCTCGCGGCGACCGCCGTACTACGCGCCTTCCTCTGCTATGTGCTGGCCGTGCACACCGACTCCACGGTGCTGCTGTACATCTGCGCGCTGCTGTTCCTAGTGCTGTCACGTTCGTACAGCGTGCTGAAGGCAGCGGTCGTCCCCCGCGTGCGCCCGGATGGCGTGCAGCTGGTCACCGTCAACTCCCGGATGAACGTCTTCGGCATGGTCGGGGCGGGCGTGCTCGGAGGCGTCGGGGCGGGTCTGATCAACGTCTTCAACACCCTCGAGCCGATCGAGCAAGGCACCAAGCCCGGCGCGGTCGCGGCCCCCACGCTCGGGTTCACCGTCGAGCTGATCGTGTGTGCGCTGCTGTTCCTCGTCTGCGCGTATGTCTCGCTACGGCTACCCGCACACGTCGACACCGACGAGGGCGAAGGCAAGATCTCGATGGCCTCCAAGAGCGCCGACGGGACCGGCGAGAAGCACTCCGCGGCCGGCGTACGGCTCGTCCTCGGCACGCATGTCGTCACCGCGCTGCGATCCAGCGCCGTCCAGAAGTTCCTCGGTGGCTTCCTGTCGTTCTTCCTGGTCTTCTACATCCAGGCGACGATGACCGGCTTCGGCGCTCTGGCGACGCTCGCGCTGCTCGGCGGCGCCGCGGGCGCAGGCTCGCTGCTCGGTACGGCGATCGGTACCCGCTTCGCCGACCACTCGCCCGACAACCTGGTCCTCGTCGCCAGCGGCGTCGCGGTCGGCTGCTGCATCCTGGCCGCGATCACTCCCGGGATCCCGATCTCGATCGTCGTCGCCCTCATCGCGGCAATCGCCTCTGCGCTGGGCAAGATCGCCCTCGATGCGATCATCCAACGCGAGATCCCGGAGGCCTTCCGGTCCTCGGCATTCAGCCGAAGCGAGACGGTGCTGCAGCTGTCGTGGGTCGCCGGCGGCACCCTCGGCATCTTGCTGCCCACCAATCCCGGCCAGCTGTGGGTGGGCTGGACCGTCGCCACCGTCATCCTCGCGGTGGCCTTCGGGCTGATCATCTACGGCCGCTACAAGGCGCACCAGGAAGGACCCCGGTCGGCGACCATCCGCCCCCGTGATCCGTCCGAGCGGCGCTTCGCGATCGGCTGGAACTGGCGAGCGGGGCGGGACGGCGCGAGCCGCACGCGGCGACGGCGTCCGCGGGGCCGGCATCCTGATGCGCCGCCGGGCGAGGAAGACTGGCTGGAGGCACCCGCGCCGTACCAGCAGCCGACCAAGGCGCTTCCGGACTTCCGGCCGCCGGATTGCGCCCGCCCCCCCGCAGCAGCGACCCCGCCCCCGTAA
- a CDS encoding DUF2771 family protein, producing MSRLADRVRAVLSLLAVALLVGGCGADSDGRPSIDVAAGEAAATVEPTLYCVDGHAQFAADDARTAALEVKPDTTVVIDVPEQVADAGWTIQIWTVNDTAGGAVPLEQIGNVDAGNARSYDGFTTSDAVPDRYFIIVALPEDPGCDAVGSAGIWTVLVSRVA from the coding sequence GTGAGCCGCCTTGCCGACCGCGTCCGCGCGGTGCTGTCCTTGCTCGCGGTCGCGCTACTCGTGGGCGGGTGTGGCGCCGATTCCGACGGCAGGCCGTCGATCGACGTGGCCGCGGGCGAGGCTGCCGCCACGGTCGAGCCGACCCTTTACTGCGTAGACGGTCACGCCCAGTTCGCGGCCGACGACGCCCGCACCGCGGCGCTGGAGGTCAAGCCGGACACGACGGTGGTCATCGACGTCCCCGAGCAGGTGGCGGACGCCGGCTGGACGATCCAGATCTGGACGGTGAACGACACCGCCGGCGGTGCGGTGCCCCTCGAGCAGATCGGCAACGTGGACGCCGGCAATGCGCGGTCGTACGACGGGTTCACCACCTCGGACGCTGTCCCGGACCGCTACTTCATCATCGTCGCGCTGCCGGAGGACCCGGGGTGCGACGCGGTCGGCTCGGCCGGCATCTGGACGGTCCTGGTCTCCCGGGTCGCCTGA
- a CDS encoding helicase-associated domain-containing protein produces MTSRPPRTLADWLNRQDDAFLARLFRARPDVAFPPPQDTSSLASRLSVRISVSRALDDVDAWSLQVLDGLLLGASPGSVDEVLGMLTGVSREDVAAAVDRLRALALVWGEDDALNVPAAVRESASRFIGGLGRPAAELFVAYPSEDIRAVMRQLRLPYATQPGATALVCERLRTPSVVRELLASAPPGADAVLDRLSGAIPAGELSNADQLPDVVDESTPPVRWLLAHGLLAYVGPSHLEMPREVGLVLRGDATLGPARLTPPASRGERLKKADVDGAGATHLQEVTRLAAELLRLITIDEPRVLRTGGMGTREVRKLAKSLGSDTETTHLLLHIAHAAGLLANTSAYEPTWLPTPRYDEWLDEPVERQWATLAEAWLLMPALSWLADGPEAVHALSEATHRVGASAMRRRVLEIARDLGTGRVADAATVTDQIRWRWPRRSTPGSDAHIVATLREAELLGVTGRGALTGMGRALLDDSLEVAAAALTALPEPVDNVILQPDLTAIAPGRLSPGLAHDMHTVSDLESSGGAAVFRITEASLRRALDAGLDAGEIKRLLRERSVTEPPQALDYLIDDVARKHGVLRVGGASAYLRCDDEATIDLLESHRALAHLRLRRLAPTVLLTTAEPTTLLAALEDAGVSPSFENDLGVIEAGAIQPPRAQPRIERAVRRTPLSQSDVETIVHRLRTGTQAAAAADPERSNGASTSTTLAVLKDAVQSHDRVSLDYVDENARMSTRLVTPSRIEGGFLYGYDSAAREVRRFAIHRIMAVSIAFSE; encoded by the coding sequence ATGACCAGTCGCCCGCCCCGCACCCTCGCCGACTGGCTGAACCGCCAGGACGACGCCTTCCTGGCTCGCCTGTTCCGGGCGCGCCCGGACGTCGCCTTCCCGCCGCCGCAGGACACCTCCTCGCTGGCCTCCCGGTTGTCGGTACGGATCTCGGTGAGCCGGGCGCTCGACGACGTCGACGCATGGTCGCTGCAAGTGCTCGACGGGCTGCTGCTGGGCGCCTCGCCCGGCTCCGTCGACGAGGTCCTGGGGATGTTGACGGGGGTCTCCCGGGAGGACGTGGCCGCCGCGGTCGACCGCCTTCGCGCCCTCGCGCTCGTGTGGGGTGAGGACGACGCTCTCAACGTGCCTGCCGCGGTCCGCGAGTCGGCGAGCCGGTTCATCGGCGGGCTGGGCCGACCGGCCGCGGAGCTGTTCGTCGCCTACCCGAGCGAGGACATCCGCGCGGTCATGCGCCAACTGCGTCTGCCGTATGCAACGCAGCCGGGAGCCACCGCGCTGGTCTGCGAACGACTGCGCACCCCGAGTGTGGTGCGCGAGCTGTTGGCGAGCGCCCCGCCGGGAGCGGACGCCGTCCTCGACCGGCTCAGCGGGGCGATCCCCGCGGGCGAGCTGTCGAACGCCGACCAGCTCCCCGACGTCGTCGACGAGAGCACCCCGCCGGTCCGGTGGCTGCTAGCGCACGGCCTGCTGGCCTATGTCGGGCCCAGCCATCTCGAGATGCCCCGCGAGGTCGGTCTCGTGCTGCGCGGCGACGCGACACTCGGCCCCGCTCGGCTCACACCGCCGGCCAGCCGCGGAGAACGGCTGAAGAAGGCCGACGTGGACGGCGCCGGCGCGACCCATCTGCAGGAGGTGACCCGGCTCGCTGCCGAGCTGCTGCGGTTGATCACGATCGACGAGCCGCGGGTGCTGCGCACCGGTGGCATGGGCACCCGGGAGGTCAGAAAGCTCGCGAAGTCACTCGGCAGCGACACCGAGACCACCCATCTGCTGCTGCACATCGCTCACGCAGCAGGGCTTCTGGCGAATACCTCGGCGTACGAACCGACCTGGTTGCCGACGCCGCGGTACGACGAGTGGCTGGACGAGCCGGTGGAGCGACAGTGGGCGACCCTCGCCGAGGCCTGGCTGCTGATGCCCGCGCTGTCGTGGTTGGCCGACGGGCCCGAGGCCGTGCACGCGCTGTCGGAGGCCACCCACCGCGTCGGGGCGTCGGCGATGCGGCGTCGCGTGCTCGAGATCGCCCGGGACCTCGGCACGGGCCGCGTCGCGGACGCCGCCACGGTCACCGACCAGATCCGGTGGCGGTGGCCACGCCGTAGCACTCCCGGGAGCGACGCGCACATCGTCGCCACCCTCCGCGAAGCCGAACTGCTGGGCGTCACCGGGCGCGGCGCGCTGACGGGGATGGGGCGGGCGCTGCTCGACGACTCGCTGGAGGTCGCCGCCGCGGCGCTGACGGCCTTGCCCGAGCCCGTCGACAACGTGATCCTGCAGCCCGACCTGACCGCGATCGCTCCGGGACGGCTCTCGCCCGGCCTCGCGCACGACATGCACACGGTGTCCGATCTCGAGTCGTCGGGCGGCGCCGCGGTCTTCCGCATCACCGAGGCGTCGCTGCGCCGGGCGCTCGACGCCGGCCTGGACGCCGGGGAGATCAAGCGGCTGCTGCGCGAGCGGTCGGTCACCGAGCCGCCGCAGGCGCTGGACTACCTGATCGACGATGTCGCCCGCAAGCACGGCGTGCTGCGCGTAGGCGGGGCGTCCGCATACCTGCGCTGCGATGACGAGGCGACCATCGACCTGCTCGAGTCGCATCGGGCGCTCGCTCACCTGCGGCTACGGCGGCTCGCCCCGACCGTGCTGCTGACCACCGCAGAGCCGACGACGCTGCTGGCCGCGCTCGAGGACGCCGGCGTGAGCCCGAGCTTCGAGAACGACCTCGGCGTCATCGAGGCCGGCGCGATCCAGCCGCCGCGCGCCCAGCCGCGCATCGAGCGCGCGGTGCGTCGTACCCCGCTCAGCCAGAGCGACGTCGAGACGATCGTGCACCGGCTGCGCACCGGCACCCAGGCGGCGGCCGCGGCCGACCCCGAACGCAGCAACGGCGCATCGACATCCACGACGCTCGCGGTGCTGAAGGACGCGGTCCAGAGCCACGATCGCGTCAGCCTCGACTACGTCGACGAGAACGCCCGGATGTCGACCCGCCTGGTCACTCCCTCCCGCATCGAGGGCGGGTTCCTCTACGGCTACGACTCGGCGGCGCGCGAGGTGCGGCGGTTCGCCATCCACCGCATCATGGCCGTCTCGATCGCGTTCTCGGAGTAG
- a CDS encoding HNH endonuclease signature motif containing protein — protein sequence MSSGAETPDGACGAAADPTPTADAASPAEPDWAIAAAASPGDAERLWLASDSARELDRDLDEAFDLLQRGYELLLGIGEEGELGALGPERLIGMAQRLEAHRTRLIMVDSYVIEAATEDRLQDHVCASSIPLALCQVLHISSGEANARAKRAQQLVPQNGFSSGATPPRLPLLADAVRDGAGVSSGQVDVICKAMSRVVQNPDLTHEKRELAEHLLVHQAARLTHKELEVAAEKVEEVVNPDGTLPSDEVAAARRGVVIGPEGRDGTHKISGALTREGKALFDAAIGPFAAPRPADADGADDRSAAQRTHDGLQDACQRLLELAGAPASGGTAATVHITIDLDRLIEAIAQLQDDTAGKAAQQAVGRVAGGDRLTITEILRLAQDATLVPVWMSALHGIVAYGRDRRTASPAQTHALIARDGGCSFPGCQAPPDWCQRHHVIAWWSGGHTDLDNLTLVCGYHHREFERRGWAVDIINGIPVWTPPRWLDPDQAPQINARIKIPCHTEIDHLAEAVKHAREQRARSRGGGGGRDPGDPADPLGLLGGLLDTGEDIDELIQLIATHIPTEQRDAFYRDAANLITTHLGPAAARGPAAPASTR from the coding sequence ATGTCGAGCGGCGCGGAGACGCCGGACGGCGCCTGCGGAGCCGCAGCAGACCCCACCCCAACGGCGGACGCTGCGTCCCCGGCGGAGCCGGACTGGGCGATCGCTGCTGCCGCCTCGCCGGGTGATGCGGAGCGGTTGTGGTTGGCGAGTGATTCCGCGCGTGAGCTCGACCGTGATCTGGATGAGGCGTTCGATCTGCTGCAGCGTGGGTATGAGTTGTTGCTGGGGATCGGGGAGGAGGGCGAGCTGGGCGCGTTGGGCCCGGAGCGGCTGATCGGGATGGCGCAGCGGTTGGAGGCGCACCGGACCCGGCTGATCATGGTCGACTCGTACGTGATCGAAGCCGCGACCGAGGACCGGTTGCAGGATCACGTGTGCGCCTCCTCGATCCCCCTGGCTCTCTGCCAGGTGCTGCACATCTCCAGTGGTGAGGCGAACGCGCGCGCGAAACGCGCGCAGCAGCTGGTGCCGCAGAACGGGTTCAGCAGCGGCGCCACCCCGCCGCGCCTGCCGCTGCTGGCCGACGCGGTCCGTGACGGCGCGGGGGTGTCGAGCGGTCAGGTGGATGTGATCTGCAAGGCCATGTCGCGCGTGGTGCAGAACCCCGACCTGACCCATGAGAAGCGCGAGCTCGCCGAGCACCTGCTGGTGCACCAGGCCGCCCGGTTGACGCATAAGGAGCTGGAGGTCGCGGCGGAGAAGGTCGAGGAGGTCGTCAACCCCGACGGCACCCTGCCCAGCGACGAAGTCGCCGCCGCGCGGCGTGGGGTGGTGATCGGGCCCGAAGGCCGCGACGGCACGCACAAGATCTCCGGCGCCCTGACCCGGGAGGGCAAGGCGCTGTTCGATGCCGCGATCGGGCCGTTCGCCGCGCCCCGCCCCGCTGATGCCGATGGTGCGGATGACCGGTCGGCGGCGCAGCGCACCCACGACGGGCTGCAGGACGCCTGCCAGCGGCTGCTGGAGCTCGCCGGCGCGCCCGCGTCCGGAGGCACGGCCGCGACGGTGCACATCACCATCGACCTCGACCGCCTCATCGAAGCCATCGCCCAGCTCCAGGACGACACCGCGGGCAAGGCCGCGCAGCAGGCCGTGGGGCGGGTCGCCGGGGGTGACCGGTTGACGATCACCGAGATCCTCCGCCTCGCCCAGGACGCGACGTTGGTTCCGGTGTGGATGAGCGCCCTCCACGGCATCGTGGCCTACGGCCGCGACCGCCGGACCGCCTCGCCCGCCCAGACGCACGCGTTGATCGCCCGGGACGGCGGGTGCAGCTTCCCCGGATGCCAAGCCCCACCCGACTGGTGCCAGCGCCACCACGTGATCGCGTGGTGGTCAGGCGGCCACACCGACCTGGACAATTTGACCCTGGTGTGCGGGTATCACCACCGCGAATTCGAACGCCGCGGCTGGGCCGTCGACATCATCAACGGCATCCCCGTCTGGACCCCACCTCGATGGCTCGACCCCGACCAAGCCCCCCAAATCAACGCCCGGATCAAGATCCCCTGCCACACAGAGATCGACCACCTCGCCGAGGCTGTCAAACACGCGCGAGAACAACGAGCCCGAAGCCGGGGCGGGGGCGGAGGCAGAGATCCCGGCGACCCCGCAGACCCCCTCGGGCTGCTCGGCGGCCTGCTCGATACCGGGGAGGACATCGACGAGCTCATCCAGCTCATCGCCACCCACATCCCCACCGAACAACGCGACGCCTTCTACCGCGACGCCGCCAACCTCATCACCACCCACCTCGGCCCAGCCGCCGCCCGCGGCCCAGCCGCCCCGGCGTCCACCCGCTAG
- a CDS encoding DNA repair helicase XPB has protein sequence MTGGPLIVQSDKTLLLEIDHEQAQACRLEIAAFAELERSPEHVHTYRVTPLGLWNARAAGHDAEKVIDALVRYSRFPVPHALLVDIADTMDRFGRLQLRKHPAHGLVLQTTDRAVLEEVLRNKKIQPMLGSRIDDDTVAVHPSERGRLKQALLKIGWPAEDHAGYVDGEAHPIELEQDDWSLRDYQQQAVDGFWAGGSGVVVLPCGAGKTMVGAAAMAQAKATTLILVTNTVAGRQWKRELIERTSLTEEEIGEYSGEKREIRPVTIATYQIMTTRRKGQYMHLDLFDSRDWGLIVYDEVHLLPAPIFRLTADLQSRRRLGLTATLVREDGREGDVFSLIGPKRYDAPWKDIEAQGWIAPAICGEVRVTLTDAERMAYATAEPEDKYRLAATARTKLPVVSKLIEKHPDEQALVIGAYLDQLEHVSEHLGGVPIIQGKTPNKEREKLFDQFRTGELRVLVVSKVANFSIDLPEASVAIQISGTFGSRQEEAQRLGRVLRPKSDGKQAHFYTIVSRDTIDAEYAAHRQRFLAEQGYAYTIVDADDVVAGPLPIANEDLSSDLAADLSADLDRDDDG, from the coding sequence ATGACCGGTGGCCCGCTGATCGTCCAGTCGGACAAGACCCTGCTGCTCGAGATCGACCACGAGCAGGCTCAGGCGTGCCGTCTGGAGATCGCCGCGTTCGCCGAGCTCGAGCGCTCACCCGAGCACGTGCACACCTATCGGGTGACGCCGCTGGGACTATGGAACGCGCGCGCCGCGGGGCACGATGCCGAGAAGGTCATCGACGCGCTGGTGCGCTACTCGCGCTTCCCCGTGCCGCACGCCCTCCTGGTCGACATCGCCGACACGATGGACCGTTTCGGACGGCTGCAGCTACGCAAGCATCCCGCTCACGGGCTGGTGCTGCAGACCACCGACCGCGCGGTGCTCGAGGAGGTGCTGCGCAACAAGAAGATCCAGCCGATGCTGGGCTCGCGCATCGACGACGACACGGTCGCCGTCCACCCCTCCGAGCGGGGCCGCCTGAAGCAGGCGCTGCTCAAGATCGGCTGGCCCGCCGAGGACCACGCCGGGTACGTCGACGGCGAGGCGCACCCGATCGAGCTCGAGCAGGACGACTGGTCGCTGCGCGACTACCAGCAGCAGGCGGTCGACGGGTTCTGGGCCGGCGGCTCGGGCGTCGTCGTCCTGCCCTGCGGTGCCGGTAAGACCATGGTCGGGGCGGCCGCGATGGCGCAGGCGAAGGCGACCACGCTGATCCTGGTGACGAACACGGTCGCCGGCCGTCAGTGGAAGCGCGAGCTGATCGAGCGCACCTCCCTCACCGAGGAGGAGATCGGCGAGTACAGCGGCGAGAAGCGCGAGATCCGTCCGGTCACGATCGCGACCTACCAGATCATGACGACCCGCCGCAAGGGTCAGTACATGCACCTGGATCTCTTCGACAGCCGCGATTGGGGCCTCATCGTGTACGACGAGGTGCACCTGCTGCCCGCGCCGATCTTCCGGCTCACCGCCGATCTGCAGTCGCGTCGCCGGCTCGGGCTCACCGCGACCCTGGTGCGCGAGGACGGCCGCGAGGGCGACGTCTTCTCGCTCATCGGCCCCAAGCGGTACGACGCCCCCTGGAAGGACATCGAGGCGCAGGGCTGGATCGCTCCGGCGATCTGCGGCGAGGTGCGGGTAACCCTCACGGACGCCGAGCGAATGGCCTATGCGACTGCCGAGCCGGAGGACAAGTACCGGCTGGCCGCGACGGCGCGCACGAAGCTGCCGGTGGTCTCGAAGCTGATCGAGAAGCATCCCGACGAGCAGGCCCTCGTGATCGGCGCCTATCTGGACCAGCTCGAGCACGTCTCGGAGCACCTGGGCGGCGTCCCGATCATCCAGGGCAAGACGCCCAACAAGGAGCGCGAGAAGCTGTTCGACCAGTTCCGTACGGGTGAGCTGCGCGTGCTGGTGGTCAGCAAGGTCGCCAACTTCTCGATCGACCTCCCCGAGGCGAGCGTCGCGATCCAGATCTCCGGCACCTTCGGCTCCCGGCAGGAGGAGGCCCAGCGTCTCGGCCGGGTGCTGCGCCCGAAGTCGGACGGCAAGCAGGCGCACTTCTACACGATCGTCAGCCGCGACACGATCGACGCCGAGTACGCCGCACACCGCCAGCGGTTCCTCGCCGAGCAGGGCTACGCCTACACGATCGTCGACGCCGACGACGTGGTCGCCGGCCCGCTGCCGATCGCGAACGAAGACTTGAGCAGCGATCTGGCCGCCGACCTAAGCGCCGACCTCGACCGCGACGACGACGGGTAG
- a CDS encoding DUF3027 domain-containing protein: protein MQTAPSAASAVPEPIDQTLATAVDLAREALLEDVPAVQVGGHLGVVEEPSGFGFAATHRFAASLPGYVGWDWAVSIARAPGGDPTVSEVVLLPGDGSIRPSQWIPWADRLRPEDLHPGDVVPSDPDDERLAPGYTLSDDPQVEAVAWELGLGRERVLSREGRLDAAARWRNGTRGGQTAMARHAPAGCGTCGFYLPLAGSLQGMFGACANEISPADGQVVSADYGCGAHSDATANMNVELAARGEVIYDTVRVDLARLARGRGELSPERRERARVTLTAVLADAAVRLQKQETESVVRLTPAQVMHAVRVAFAARTKPTSTDQVAHSPRLSRTKR from the coding sequence ATGCAGACCGCACCATCCGCGGCTTCGGCGGTGCCGGAGCCGATCGACCAGACGCTCGCGACCGCCGTCGACCTCGCCCGCGAGGCACTGCTCGAGGACGTGCCGGCGGTCCAGGTGGGCGGGCATCTCGGCGTGGTGGAGGAGCCCAGCGGTTTCGGTTTCGCAGCGACGCATCGGTTCGCCGCGTCGTTGCCGGGATACGTGGGCTGGGACTGGGCGGTGAGCATCGCGCGGGCTCCGGGCGGCGACCCGACCGTGAGTGAGGTGGTGCTGCTTCCCGGGGACGGGTCGATCAGACCGTCGCAGTGGATCCCGTGGGCCGACCGGCTGCGCCCTGAGGATCTGCATCCTGGTGACGTCGTCCCCTCCGATCCCGATGACGAGCGGCTCGCACCGGGCTACACCCTCAGCGACGACCCGCAGGTCGAGGCGGTGGCGTGGGAGCTGGGGCTGGGCCGCGAGCGGGTGCTCTCGCGCGAAGGGCGCCTCGACGCCGCCGCTCGGTGGCGGAACGGAACGCGCGGTGGGCAGACCGCGATGGCGCGGCATGCCCCCGCCGGCTGTGGGACCTGCGGGTTCTATCTGCCGCTCGCGGGTTCGCTGCAGGGGATGTTCGGGGCGTGCGCCAACGAGATCTCGCCCGCCGATGGTCAGGTGGTCTCCGCCGACTACGGGTGCGGTGCGCATTCGGATGCCACGGCCAACATGAACGTGGAACTGGCTGCCCGTGGCGAGGTCATCTACGACACGGTGCGCGTCGATCTGGCGCGGCTTGCCCGCGGCAGAGGCGAACTGAGCCCTGAGCGTCGAGAACGCGCGCGCGTGACCTTGACTGCAGTTCTCGCTGATGCCGCTGTCCGGCTGCAGAAGCAGGAGACCGAGTCGGTTGTCCGCCTCACGCCTGCGCAGGTGATGCACGCCGTGCGGGTCGCGTTCGCGGCCCGCACCAAGCCGACGTCCACCGATCAAGTGGCACACTCCCCGCGCCTTTCCCGCACCAAGCGATAG